Proteins encoded together in one Ipomoea triloba cultivar NCNSP0323 chromosome 4, ASM357664v1 window:
- the LOC116016954 gene encoding GATA transcription factor 1, with the protein MKLDACFMVDGDDLLNFTLDEGEGEKNQAAAAAIGTSPVVSSSLGSSKSVNPDDFPEDMEEELEWLSNKDAFPGVETCFDIFGDNPLFDHKSPVSVLENSSSTSNSNSNSNSGGNGMISCYDSLRVPVTYPTRPRSKNRKRREAGIGYLPARNCLWVNHVKNKNNKKRSSFKELPATPEETPAIGRRCQHCGVDKTPQWRAGPTGPKTLCNACGVRYKSGRLLPEYRPANSPTFSAAVHSNSHRKVLEMRRQRMGGKDGIPSNEACGYRVASGE; encoded by the exons ATGAAATTGGACGCGTGTTTCATGGTCGACGGCGATGACCTTCTGAACTTTACCTTGGACGAGGGTGAAGGAGAGAAGAACcaggccgccgccgccgccattgGCACTTCACCTGTCGTTTCGTCTTCCTTGGGGTCATCAAAATCCGTTAACCCTGATGACTTCCCT GAAGATATGGAGGAAGAACTGGAGTGGTTGTCAAACAAGGATGCATTCCCGGGTGTTGAGACATGTTTTGACATTTTCGGGGATAACCCGTTATTCGATCACAAGAGCCCAGTGTCTGTTTTGGAGAATAGCAGTAGTACCAGCAATAGCAATAGTAATAGCAATAGCGGTGGCAATGGTATGATCAGCTGCTACGACAGCCTGCGAGTGCCAGTTACCTATCCTACGCGCCCCAGGAGCAAGAACAGGAAAAGACGGGAAGCTGGCATTGGGTACTTGCCCGCCAGGAACTGCCTGTGGGTCAACCATGTGAAAAACAAGAACAATAAGAAACGGTCATCGTTCAAAGAGCTACCAGCAACTCCGGAGGAAACTCCTGCCATAGGAAGGAGGTGCCAGCATTGCGGGGTTGATAAGACTCCACAATGGCGGGCTGGCCCCACGGGGCCAAAGACGTTGTGTAATGCCTGTGGGGTGCGGTACAAGTCTGGTAGGCTCCTGCCAGAGTATCGCCCCGCAAATAGCCCTACCTTTTCAGCTGCAGTTCATTCCAATTCTCACAGAAAGGTTTTGGAGATGAGGAGGCAAAGGATGGGAGGAAAGGATGGGATCCCGAGTAACGAAGCCTGTGGATATAGGGTAGCTAGTGGTGAGTAG